The following is a genomic window from Opitutaceae bacterium.
CCCTTGGTGAGCTGCGCGATCTCCTCGATGCCCGCGGTGCTCACCGTGCTCAGGATGAAGGGGATGTTCCCCTCCACTGCGGCCTCCGCGAGATACTCCGCCGAGCGCGGCCAGATCAGCCCCTGCAGCCCGATGGGCGCAACGCCAAAAGGCGCCGCATAGGTCTCGCCGAAAAGCTCCGTCTCCATCGTCGCACCGGGAAAATCCCGCAGGTAGTAGGGCCGCAGCCTCACCTCCCGGATCTCATCCGTGTTCCGGCGCAGATTGATCTCCGAGAAACAGCCTCCATCAAGATATTCAAACGCGAAACGCGGAATGCGGCGGCGAGCCTTCTCGCGCAGCAATTCGGTGGAGGGAACCTCGGAGTCAAATATCTCGGCCATCGCGCTCCGAGCCAAGCACCTGCGCACCGCGACTGCAAGCCGCGGAATCACGGTGGGATCATTGCCCCATACCCTGCTCCGGAGTCTTCCAGCGCCAGACATGCGGCGTGCGCACACCGGCCATGATTTCGCCGGAGACAAAAACCCAATGGTCGCCTGACTTCACCGCCGGCGTCGTCACGACCGGGTCCGGCCACTGTTCCGCGGACTCGTGCCAGGAGCCGGTTGTCACATCGAAGACCAGAATGCCGTCCGGCACGCGGGTGTCGCGCGGCTGTTTGCCCGCGAGCCGGTTGTCGACACCCCCAAGCAGGAAGATCCGTTTTCCGTCGACCGACACAGGCGCCGGAGACGGCGAAGCCAGGGTGGAATGCGGCAAGTCCGCAAGTCTCTCCCAGCCGGAGTCCGCCCGGTAGCGATAGGCGTCCAGCAGATACGTGAGCCGTGACTTGCCGTCATCGGCGATTGCGAGTTCTCCACCCGAAAACAAATGGAGACTCCCTCCCGAAACCGCCATGACCGCCATCGCTCGTGAAGGACCTGGCCATGGTGCAAGTTCAACCCACCCGTCCGAAGGATGGCGCGGATCCCAACGCCAGAATCCCTTGCGGCTCAATCGTGGCGCGCCGTCCGCGTTGCCGGCCGCCAGATAGACCGATCCATCAAGAACCGCAGCCGCAGCACTGGTCGTCGCCGCCGGCAGGCGCGGTCCGGGAGTCACCTCCACACGATCCCCGAGCCAGCGCAACCAGAGCGAATCTGCATACACCTGGTCCGCATTCTCCCCTCCAAGCAGCAGCACACCATCCGGCAATGACACCGCAGCGGAATATCCACGCGCCTCCGGCAGACGCCCGGCGGCACGCCACTCCTTCTCCCCTGGCAGCAGCACGTGAATGTCGTCGTAGTAGGCCTTCTTTCCGCCCTCCCACGGGGGCAGGTCCGGAAAGTTGGCTCCGCCCGCGGCAATCAAGACGCCGCGATGTACCCCCGCGAGGATTCCCGCAACGCCACGCGTCCGAGGATAGGAGGGCAACTGCTGCCAGGAAGGCGTCACCGCATTCTGAGAAAAAGGTACTGAAGTCTGAGATGTTCTGGAGATAGGCATGATTGTGGTGGAATACTCCAAGGATTTTCCCCCTATGGGCAGGGCACCGAACATCATCGCTGCGGCAGCGGCGAAATCCAAAAGAGTTCGAAAACGGCGAAAAGGATGGCGCATGGAGCTCACTGCAGCTTTAGGAAATCACAGGCTAGGACTTACGGCCTGAGCAGATCCGCCTCCCTGATTCTGGTCCGAAGACTGCCCTGCATGGACGTGATCCAAAGTTCCCCAGGATGTCGCTCGAGCAAGTAAGGATACGAGACCCGCGCTCCCTTCGCGATCTCGCGCGGCTGGGTCCAGGTCCTCCCATCATCCTCGGAAATCGCCATGTCGCGATGCGGCGGAACCGCGCCAGGCGGGGCTTGGGTGCTGCGAATGTCCCGTGCGGCTTGATTTCTTGATGGGGAGGCGCCGGATTCATGATGGAGCAATCGCAAATGTCACAAGGACGAACGGGCTTCTCCGGTCTTCAAAGCCAAATCACTGGTCTTGGATATTGTCCAGTTCACCGAATTTCTCACAATCGGCAATGCGCCCATGAGCAGCCCCCCTCCCTCTTTCATGATTCCAAAGCGGCTTTCTCTGTCCGCACAGACCGCCGCGGCCATGCGCACCGCCATTGCCGACGGCGCATGGGAAGGCTGGCTCCCTGGCGAGCGCCGCCTGTGCGAAACCTTTCAGATCAGTCGCCCCACCATCCGCGCCGCCCTCCATTTGCTGGCCAAGGAGGGCCTGATCGAGATCCACCAGGGACGGCGCAACCGCGTGCTTGTTCGACCCCACCAGAAAGCATCCCGGCAAAGCCGGCTCGTGCTTCTGGTCACCCCCGAGCCGGTAAGCCGCGTCGGTCAGACCGCCTACCAGGGAATCGGCGAAATGCTCACGCACCTGGCTGAGCATGGATTTGCCACCGAAGTCCTCGTCTGCCAGTCCCGCAGCCCGCGCACCCAGCAGCGAAAACTGGAAACGTTCATGCGCGAAAACAATGTCTTCTGCTGCGTCCTGCTCTCCCTCGGCAGGGAGCTCCAGTTGTGGTGCTCAAGGCAACCCGTGCCAACGCTGGTCCTCGGCTCGTGTCATCCGGACGTCCGCCTGCCCTCGCTCGATGTCGACTATGGAGCCGTCTGCCGGCATGCCGCCGGTTTCCTGCTGCGCAAAGGCCACCGTCGCGTCGCGTTCGTCGTTCCCAACTCCGGCGCGGCCGGCGACCTCGCAAGCGAAAGAGGCTTTCTGGAAGCCATGGCGCCGCGCGTCGCTCGCGGCGAAGCCCAGGCCACCGTGGTCCACCACAATGGCAGCGCCCACAACATCTCCGCCAAGCTCGACCTTCTCTTCAAATCGGCCGCCCCACCCACCGCATTGCTCGTCGCAAAGCCCTTCCACACCTTTGCGGTCATCATCTACCTGCTGAAACGCGGCATTTCCGTGCCCGACACGGTTTCCCTGATCGCGCGCGATCATGAGTACGTGTTTGAAACCGCCCACCCCGCGATCACGCACTACGAGTTCTCCGGCGACGCCTACGGTCAACGGCTGTCCCGCCTGATGATCCGGTTCGTGAACCAAGGCGCGCTGCCACCTGTGCCCAACCTGTTCGTTCCAAAGTTCTTCGAGGGAAACACCGTTCGCACGCTCTCCATTCCACGTTGATTGAATGCGGAGGGTCAGCGCTCCCGACTGGAGGCGTTCAACGGAGTCGGCTGCCGCCGCCACAATGCATCCAGGTCGTTGTAGTACGCGTAGCGCAATTCGCAGTCGGTCAGGGCTGCGACACTTGAGGCCCCGCGCATTGCCACGGTGATCGCATTCTCCCCTTTCCGGACCAGGTAAGGACCGTCCAGCGGCACATGCACATAGCGCTCTGCCGCATCCTTCTGCGTGGGCGCCACACCGAGAATTTCGACGGTTGACCAGGAATTCTCCCGCGACAATGGGCCGGAGAAGACTTCCTTTCCGTTCAGTGTCACCACCAAGGCGGCATTCGCGGGAACACCTCGCAGCCCCAGCCTCAGTTCGCACTGCCTCAGGGGAAACGCCGTGTCAGCCGGATTCTCCGCGACCGGAAGCGTCAGCAGCAACGGCACCGAGCGCGCGAGACCGGCCGGCAGCTGCTTGCCGTAGGCGTAGGAGCCCGGACCATCGCTGTAGTACGACTTGGTCACCACATACACCTTCGGCTGCCCGCGGAGATTCTCCGGTCGCGCCAGGTCGCGGAAGACGCGATAAAGTGACTCGCTCTGCGGACGCAGCGATCCAAACGCATTGTAGAAATTGAACAGGTAGAACCCGTCCACCCGCATCGCGAAGTAATTGGCTGCGGCAGCCCGAATTTCATCCAGAGTCGCCTCCCGGCTGACTTGAGCACCTTGATAGCGATCCCCTGCACTCGTCTCCGGAAAAGGAAGTCGCCAACTCGTGCGCGGATAAAGCGACGGACATATCTTCACCGCGTGTTTCCTGCCAAGTTCCAGAAGATCTTGAATCGGCATGTCTCCGGCGAGGGTCATGATCTGCGCCGGTGACACGACATCCACCAGCTTTTCGGTGATCCACTTCTCAACCTCCAGACCGGCGAACCGGGAATCTGCCAGCGACGGGGGAATCCGGACAAAGAGGTAAAGCGGCCGGCGCTGCTGGCGCGCCACTTGGTCCAGCCTCGCCCGCACCTGCCGAACCATCTCGGTGATTTTCGGCGCACCTTCGCTGGCTCTTCCCTTTGGAAAGAACACCTGGAACCGGTTGAAATCGAGTTCGAATCCGTCGATCAGATCCCGATTGCGTTCGATGGCTTCGAATGCCGTATCGAGACGATGCTGCCGCACCTCCGCATGGGAGTAGTCGAGCAGATTTCCGTAGGCGGGCTGAAAAGGAAGGGGCGACTCCTTGATGGTGTAGGCATTCCGATGCTTGAACCAGAACTCGCCGGTCATTGCGTGCTCGTCTGGATGAGCCATGAAATGCGCGTCATTCATCCGCAGGCTCGGTATAAAGAACAGCCCCAGTCTCTTGGCCTCTTCGCCGGCAGTGCGCACCGCGTCGGCTCCCTGCGCGATGCAGACACGCGCATTCTCCATCCGAATCGCCATGAAGGCATCCTTCACCTCGTCCGGTGAGTGGCGCCAGCCAACCGGACTCGCGACCTTGGTGGCGTAGATCATCAGGTCCCCCCCCATGCCGAGACAGTATACCAGGGTTTTCACCGGCGTGTCCGCCAAGGCGGCGATGTTTTCGCACAGGAGGGCTTCCGATCGCGCCCGATCCGGAACCACATAGGAGAGATCCGCGTCGTCGTTGTAGATGATCCCGAAGTCAGGGATCGTGCGGCTCGGGTCGTGCGCACCCGACGCGGCGGCCTGCAGGACGAGGGCAAGAGGAATCACCCGATGGAGGAAGCTTTTCATTGCTGAAGGTTGGTCATTCGACAGTGGGCAGACAATACGGGCCGGGAGACTGCGTTGCGTGGGATGATCCGCGAGGCACAGCCAAAATGCCTTCAATCACGGCTGGCTGTTTCCAGTGTCCTCGCTGCGGTATCGGCAATCAACACTTCGCCTGCATCCACGCTGCCAGTGAATTCAACGCGCAGGTAGTTCACTCCGAAAACGGCGGAGCGCTTTGCCTCAAGCGAAGTCTGCTGACCTCCGGACATTGTCGCCGAAAGCCCAGTCCCTTGATCCGCATTCCACCAGTTCAGTTTGATCTCCGTCCAGGTCGCGTCCGCGGACTTTTCCAACGGCAAGACCCAAGTATAGACCGCATGGGCTGCCGCCTGCGCGTCATCAATTCGGGTGAAATGATCGTTCAAACTGAGTTTCAGCGAAGTGATTCCCGCCGGAACGCGAAGCTTCAGACCCACCTCTCCGCTCGCGGCCATCGGGAAATTCCAAGAGGCGCCACAGAGCCCGGAAGCCTTGACGGGAATAGCCAGTGCGCGGGTCCCGCCCTCCAGGACACTCACCCGAAGATGCTCGTCCCCATACTGGGTCCAGCCGGTCGGTCCGTCCGTCAAGTCGTCCTTCACCGCATCCTCCTCCAGCCAGTCGGGATCAAAGAGGAACACAGCGTGCTTGCTGTGCCCCTGTCCGCTCACCACCGCGACCTTGCCATCGGGAGTCTCCGCTGCCGAGGGGTAGGCAGTTCCACGGTCGCCACCTGCAGCAAGATTGGTTTCATGCAGAACTTCGCGAAACCCCCTCCAAGTTTTCCCGTCATCGGAACTGATCGCAGCGTGCAACACCTCGCGGCCTCCTGCAGCATAACTGACGGGATCGCCCCAGTTCTGACACGCGTTGAGCAGCAGCACCATCCGGCCGTCGTGCAGCCGCAGCAATTCCGCCGGGGAATCCGACGAGATGAAGCGTGTCGGCTGCAATGTCGACCAGCGTGAGCCGTCCGCCGATCGTGATTCCCACAGCCAGCCACCCCGATCCCGCACAAGCATCCACACGCTGCCGTTCAACTTTTCAATCATGACCGGCTCGATCGCGCCATAGCGGGTTGGAAACTTCTTCCTGAGTTCCAACTTGAGCGCGTCAGGAGAGCGCTGCCAGGTTGTCCCTCCGTCATCCGTGAAGTACACCAAAGTTTCATGCCAGCCGAAATCCGGGCCGCTGGCCGGAGCCTTTTCCCGTCCTGGCACAGCCCTGCCCACACCCAGCAGCAAGCGACCGCTTTTCAGCGCCGTCAGTCCACGAATGGATCCCAC
Proteins encoded in this region:
- a CDS encoding substrate-binding domain-containing protein, yielding MIPKRLSLSAQTAAAMRTAIADGAWEGWLPGERRLCETFQISRPTIRAALHLLAKEGLIEIHQGRRNRVLVRPHQKASRQSRLVLLVTPEPVSRVGQTAYQGIGEMLTHLAEHGFATEVLVCQSRSPRTQQRKLETFMRENNVFCCVLLSLGRELQLWCSRQPVPTLVLGSCHPDVRLPSLDVDYGAVCRHAAGFLLRKGHRRVAFVVPNSGAAGDLASERGFLEAMAPRVARGEAQATVVHHNGSAHNISAKLDLLFKSAAPPTALLVAKPFHTFAVIIYLLKRGISVPDTVSLIARDHEYVFETAHPAITHYEFSGDAYGQRLSRLMIRFVNQGALPPVPNLFVPKFFEGNTVRTLSIPR
- a CDS encoding exo-alpha-sialidase, translating into MVSLLNVPRVPEGVRALFAGAILTFGSSLSNANPTTVVYVANAENYTAPQVRYTGRPWIVSQSGYLEGTGRGHRLLGQPAPGEGDFVVSFNLGLPRGGRESSVVIDSVSEIVLHGETGAWELRGRFFRAGEKPIRINAPRFKPGNEFALSVERTAGRVRVVVDGKEIFSGACGTEALSSVGLDPGTGVVRLNTFTSSGNISEDTGRLFDNPFGMQLRPKPAGAREVFAPVIVREAPTNECSMVERQDGTMEIYHVTKPASDSVSVTASLDGGLTWSEPRVAFSIPGKAYYAVKAVEDRNHDLQVVYHLHGQGEGGYNGRLYEVYHTTQKHGREDWTPAQKVVPGYVGSIRGLTALKSGRLLLGVGRAVPGREKAPASGPDFGWHETLVYFTDDGGTTWQRSPDALKLELRKKFPTRYGAIEPVMIEKLNGSVWMLVRDRGGWLWESRSADGSRWSTLQPTRFISSDSPAELLRLHDGRMVLLLNACQNWGDPVSYAAGGREVLHAAISSDDGKTWRGFREVLHETNLAAGGDRGTAYPSAAETPDGKVAVVSGQGHSKHAVFLFDPDWLEEDAVKDDLTDGPTGWTQYGDEHLRVSVLEGGTRALAIPVKASGLCGASWNFPMAASGEVGLKLRVPAGITSLKLSLNDHFTRIDDAQAAAHAVYTWVLPLEKSADATWTEIKLNWWNADQGTGLSATMSGGQQTSLEAKRSAVFGVNYLRVEFTGSVDAGEVLIADTAARTLETASRD